Proteins encoded in a region of the Flammeovirga yaeyamensis genome:
- a CDS encoding homoserine kinase → MKEVKAFAPATVANVACGFDILGFAVDSPGDEIEMKLVDKPGIVIKDITGDEGRLSRNPRENTATVSVYQFLEKIGAEKAGIEVTLHKKMPFGSGLGSSSASTVAGAFAVNALFDNPLSMEELLPFAMEGERVACGAAHADNVAPALYGGFVLVRSYDPLDVVRLNVPEELCCAVVHPHIEVSTKDARNILRGEVPLADAVRQWGNVGGLIAGLEQENYDLIGRSLQDVVVEPIRSMLIPGFDEVKRAAVYAGSMGTAISGSGPSVFSLCKGMEKAERIANAKVEAFKAIGIDSDKFVSKVNKEGPKIIY, encoded by the coding sequence ATGAAAGAAGTAAAAGCTTTTGCCCCAGCTACAGTAGCCAATGTAGCTTGTGGCTTTGATATCCTCGGCTTTGCCGTAGACAGCCCAGGCGACGAAATCGAAATGAAATTAGTCGATAAGCCGGGTATTGTTATTAAAGATATTACAGGAGATGAAGGACGTTTGTCTAGAAATCCTAGAGAAAATACAGCCACTGTTTCAGTGTATCAGTTTTTAGAAAAAATTGGAGCTGAAAAAGCAGGTATTGAAGTAACTCTTCATAAAAAAATGCCTTTTGGTAGTGGTTTGGGGTCATCATCTGCAAGTACAGTAGCAGGTGCTTTTGCCGTAAACGCACTATTTGATAATCCTTTGAGTATGGAAGAATTACTTCCATTCGCTATGGAAGGAGAAAGAGTAGCTTGTGGTGCTGCACACGCCGATAACGTGGCTCCGGCTTTATATGGAGGTTTCGTTTTGGTAAGAAGTTACGATCCTTTAGATGTAGTAAGGTTGAACGTGCCGGAAGAATTATGCTGTGCAGTAGTTCATCCTCACATCGAAGTATCCACAAAAGATGCTAGAAACATTCTTCGAGGTGAAGTGCCTTTGGCGGATGCAGTAAGACAGTGGGGTAACGTAGGCGGTTTAATTGCTGGTTTAGAGCAAGAAAACTACGATCTTATCGGTAGATCTCTACAAGATGTAGTCGTTGAACCTATTCGCTCAATGTTAATTCCAGGCTTCGATGAAGTAAAAAGAGCGGCAGTTTATGCGGGTTCTATGGGAACAGCCATCTCAGGTTCAGGACCATCTGTTTTCTCTTTATGTAAGGGAATGGAAAAGGCAGAAAGAATTGCAAATGCAAAAGTAGAAGCATTCAAAGCTATTGGTATCGATAGCGATAAATTTGTTTCTAAAGTAAATAAAGAAGGGCCGAAGATTATTTACTAA